Sequence from the Azospirillum formosense genome:
GTCCCACAGCGGGCCGGTCGCGGAGTCCGTGCCCTCGACTCCCGTGTAGTCGCACCAGCGCTGGTTGTACCAGAAGATGCGGCCGTCCGGACGGGCCATCCAGGCAAGCTGCGGGATGGAGTCGGCCAGCGTGCGGAAGCGCAGCCCGACCTCCTCCGCCTCCTCCTTGGCGGCCTGCATCGCGTTGCGCGCTTCGAGGATGTCGGTGATGTCGGTGGAGGTGCCGAACCACCGCTCCTCCCCGCTTTCCGGATCGACGATCGCCAGCGCGCGCTGCTTGAACCAGCGGTAGGTGCCGTCGGCGCCGCGGATGCGCGCTTCCGTGTCGTAGATGATCCGTTGATCGACCGCCTGCGCCCAGATGGCGAGAATCCGCTCGCGGTCGTCGGGGTGGATGGAGTTGGCCCAGCCGAGGCCCTTGGCCGACGTCTCGGTCTGGCCGGTGTAGGCCAGCCACTGCCGGCTGAGATAGTCGCCGCTGCCGTCGGGCCGGCAGGTCCAGACCATCTGCGGCAGCGCCTCCAGGAGCGTGCGGTAGCGGTGTTCGCTGGCGCGCAGGGCGGCCTCCGCCGCGCGGTGGGCGGACACGTCGCGGAAATAGATGGACAGGCCGCCGCCCGCCTGCGGGTAGACGTTGAACATGGTCCAGCGCTGGAAGATGCCGGACAGCGCCTCGAACTCCCGCGGCTGCTGGTCGGCCATGGCCGCTTCGAAGGTGCGGATGATCGTGTTGCTGGCCACCTCCGGGTACAGGTCCAGCAGGCCGCGCCCGACGAGCTCGTCGCGCGGACGCTCGAACATCTCCTCCGCGCGCTTGTTCACGTAGGTGATCCGCCAGTCGCGGTCGATGGCGTAGAACGCGTCGCCGATGCTCTCCAGGATCTGGTTCGCCTGCTCCACCGCGCGTTCCAGCGCGCGCTCGGCGAGAAGGCGCTTGCTGATGTCCTGGAAATAGATGGCCAGCCCGGCGGACGACGGGAACACCCGCAGGAAGAGCCAGACACCAAGCGGCACGAAATAGGCCTCGAACTCGTCCGGCCGGCGGTCCCTCATGGCGACGTGCAGGCGGTCCCACAGCACCGTCCCCATGGCGTCGGGAAAGGCGTCCCACAAACGCTGTCCGGTCAGGTCGCTGCTGCCGCCCATCAGGCCGCGCGCGCGCCCGTTCATGTAAGCGATGCGCCAGGACCGGTCGACCTCGTAGACGCCGTCCGTCGTGCTTTCCAGAATGGCGTGGGACCGCCGGTCGGCCTCCGCCGCCGCCTCCGCCACGCGGGCGCGCCGCTCCGCCGCCTCCCGCCGGTCGTGCGACCGGGCGAGGACCCTGGCGATCAGCGCCGCCACCCCCAGCGCCCCCAGCCCGCCGCCGGCGACCGTGTAAACCGTGCGCCGCGCCGCCGCCTTGATCGGCGCCGACGGTGCTCCAAGAGCCAGGATCCAGCCGGGCGCGGCGATGGAGCCGGCTTTTGCCGACAGCACCTCCTCCCCCTGCCGCGTGTCGGACAGGAAGAACTCCTCGCCGGACTTCAGCGCCTTGGCCAATGAGTCATGGACGGGCTGCCCGACCACGGGATCGAACGCCGTGTTGGACCGGGTGCGGGCGATGACCAGACCGTCCTTGTCGAAAAGCGCAATGATCCAGTCCGGCCCCATGACCTGATCGACCAGGACCTGACGCAGGGACCAGGCCCGCACATAGGCGGTCAGGACCAACCGCACCTCGCCGACGCCCCACACCGGCACGCTGACGGCGAAAACCGGCTCCACCTTGCCGGTCGGATCGGTGATCACGCCGCTGACCCAGACCTCTCCCGAACGGAACACACGGTCCGTCTGCGCGGCGCGGGCGGCGGGATCGATGGTGTTGGCCTCCGGCTCCTGCGGCCGGTGGAGCAGGTTGATCTCGCCCCGGCGGTCGCGCACCTCCAGGGCGACCCAATCCGGACGCTGGCGCAGCGCGCGTTCCGACCGCTCCATCCAGACGGCGCGGTCGCCGATGTCCAGCGAACGGGCCGAGGACATGATTTCGAGCGCGCTGCGCGTCATAAGGACGCGCCCATCCACCGTCCGCACCGCCGCGTCGGTGGCGTGGCGGATCAGTTCCTCGACCGACCGCTCCTGTTGCCGGTCGACCAACATGATCGCGGCCACCGCGAAGGCGACGAGGGGAAGAAGCGCCAGCAGGGCCACAAAGGGGAGACGAAGGCGCATGCCCGATTTTCAGAAACTGTTGACGCCGCGCACTATAGACAGGCACTCAAGCGACTCCTACAGAATCCGCCCGTCTATCACTTTTTTCAGGAGCGAACGTTTGAAGTTCTTGGCGCTCTCAAATGAAATTTGGATGCACTACAAAAAGTGGTAATGGGCGGCGCGCAAGGCCACAGATTGGCGCAGCCCTGGATTTTCGATGACCAAATATCGATGGCGGGCCTGCGGGAATTCGATTTGCCGCGGGGACAGGTGGGCGGCACATTGGTCCAATGCCTGAATCCATGCCCCATTCCGCTTCCGCCGGCCGAAGCGGCGATATCCGCTTCGGCGAGTTCGTCGCGCTCATGGCCCTTCTGATGGCGCTGACGGCGCTGTCGATCGACATCATGCTCGTTGCCCTGCCGGACATCGCCGCGTCCTTCGGGGTGGTGCGGGAGAACGACCGGCAGCTCGTCATCACCGCCTACATGCTGGGTTTCGCGATCGGACAGCCGTTCCACGGGCCGCTGTCCGACCGCTTCGGGCGCAAGCCGGTGCTGGCCGCCGGGCTGGTGATCTTCGCCATAGGGTCGTTGGGCGCGGTCTTCGCCCCCAGCTTCACCACGCTTCTGGCCGCCCGCGCGCTTCAGGGCTTCGGCGCCGCCGCCCCGCGCGTCGTCGCCATCGCCATCGTGCGCGACCGCTTCGTCGGGCGCGACATGGCGCGGGTCATGTCCTTCGTGATGATGATCTTCATCATCGTGCCGATCATCGCGCCGGCCCTGGGCGAGGGCATCCTGCGTCTCGGCACCTGGCCGTGGGTGTTCGGCGCCCTGTTCCTGGCCGCCGTCGCCGCCTTCGCCTGGTCGATGCTGCGGCTGACGGAAACGCGAGCGGCGGAGGACCGGATGCCGCTGTCCCCGGCGGCGCTCGGCCACGCCTTCCGCAAGGTGGTGACGACGCGCGCGACGGTCGGCTACACCGCGGCGATGGGCCTCCTGTTCGGCGGGCTGCTGAGCTACGTCGGCAGCGCCCAGCAGATTTTCGTCGACGTCTACGGGCTGGGCGCGCTGTTCCCGGTGGCCTTCGGCGCCATCGCCGGCGTGATGGCGCTGGCCTCGCTGGTCAACGCGCGGCTGGTCGGGCGGGTCGGCATGCACCGGGTGTCGCACGTCGCCCTGATCGGCTACACGCTGACCGGCGTCGCCATGGCGCTGCTCGGCTTTCCGGAGCATCCGCCGCTGCTCGGCCTCGGCCTGTTCATGGCGGCGATCTTCTTCTGCTTCGGCCTGATCGCCCCGAACTTCAACGCCATGGCGATGGAACCGCTGGGCCATGTGGCGGGCATGGGATCGTCCTTCGTCGGCTTCTTCAGCACCGGCATGGCGGCGGTGGTCGGCTGGATCGTCGGCCAGTCCTTCGACGGCACCGTGCGCCCGCTGACCATCGGCTTCACCGTGCTGGGCGTGCTGGCGCTGCTGACGGTTTTGCTGACCGAGCGCGGAACCCTGATGCGTTCCACCCGCGCCGCCGCGGCGGCCCAGCCGGGGGACTGACGCCCGAGCCGGACGTCGGCCGGCACGGCGTCTCCGTCCTTGCCACCGGTGTGTCCAATTCGGCATAACGTGCGCGATGCCCGGAAGCGGGCCACGGGCGGGCACCGGCCCATCACGCTTGGGAGGGGACTGTGTTCCGCAAATTCGTCTATCTGCTGGCCTTGGCGCGCGAGCAGCATTTCGGCCGGGCGGCGGAGGCCTGCCACGTCTCCCAGCCGACGCTGTCCAACGCCATCCGCCAGCTCGAGGACGAACTGCGCGTGCCCATCGTCGAGCGCGGGCAGAAATTCTCCGGCTTCACGCCGGAAGGGCTGAAGGTGCTCGAATACGCGCGCCGCATCGTCGCGGAACGGGACGGGCTGTACCAGGAGCTGACGGCGCTCGGCCAGGGCCTGTCCGGCCATCTGCGGATCGGCGCCATCCCGACCGCTCTGCCCGCCGTCCCCCATGTGCTGGCCCGCTTCGCCGAGCGCTACCCGCAGATCCGCTCCAGCGTGCGTTCGCTCAGCTCGCGGGACATCCAGCGCGACCTCGACGGGTTCGAGCTGGACGCCGCCGTCACCTACCTCGACAACGAGCCGCTGAGCAACGTCCGCACCGTGCCGCTCTTCTCGGAGCGCTACTTCCTCCTGGCCCAGCGCCGCCAGGTCCGGGAGGGCGCCACCGGCATCCGCTGGGCGGACGCGGCGAAACTGCCGCTGTGCCTGCTCACCCCGGACATGCAGAACCGCCGCATCGCCGACACCGCCTTCCGCATGGCCGACCGGACGGTGGTTCCGCTGATGGAGACGAACTCCATCGTCACCATCTACACCATCGTGCGCAGCGGTCTGGCGGCCAGCGTGGTGCCCAGCCAGCTCCTCACCCTGGTCGCGCTCCACCCCGATCTGGTCGCCCTGCCGCTGACCGAGCCCGACCTGACCTACGCCGTCGGACTCGTCTACGCCGACCGCGATCCGCCGGCCCCGCTCGCCAAGGCGCTGGCCTCCGTCGCCGCCGAACCGGGCCTCGCCGAGCGCGTGCGCGCCTTGACCGACGAGGCCCTGGCCCCCTGGGGCCTGCCAAAAGGGCTATGATCTCAAGGACATAACCGCGCGATCCGTGTGGTGATAGCGAAACCCTATCACCGCATCAGAAAATCAAATTTGCGCGCCTCCTCCAATGTCCGTAACGCTGACGGACGAGACACCAACGAAGCGCCGCCGATCCAGGCGGACGCGGGGGAGGAGACCATGAACGCCCGATCTCCATGGAGCGAGGACCGCGCCACGGCGGTGATCGCCGCCAACCGTCACCTGCGCGGGGCCCTGCTGCCGATGCTGCACGCTCTGCAGGAAGAGTTCGGCTGCATCGACGAGGAGGCCATCCCGCTGCTGGCGCGTGAGCTGAACCTGTCGCGCGCCGACGTGCACGGGGTGGTGTCCTTCTACCACGAGTTCCGCCGCAGCCGTCCCGGCCGCCACACCATCAAGGTCTGCCGAGCCGAGGCCTGCCAGTCGATGAACGCCGACGGGCTGATCGAGCACATCCGCCGCCGCCTGAAGGTGGATTTCCACGAGACCACCGCCGACGACGCCTTCTCGCTGGAGCCGGTCTTCTGCCTGGGCAACTGCGCCCTGGCCCCCGCCGTGATGGTCGACGAGACGCTGCACGGCCGGGTCAGCCCGGCCCGCTTCGACGCCATCACCGCCTCCACCCTGGCCACGGAGGCCGCGCGATGAACGAGCCCCTGCACACGGTTTACGTGCCGCGCGACGCCGCCGCCCTGTCGGTGGGCGCCGACGAGACCGCCGCCGCCATCCGCGCGGAAGCCACCCGGCGCGGCATCCCGCTGCGCATCGTCCGCAACGGTTCCCGCGGCATGCTCTGGCTGGAGACCCTGGTCGAGGTGGAGACTCCCGAGGGCCGCGTCGCCTACGGCCCGGTGATGGCCGAGGACGTGGCCGGGCTGTTCGACGCCGGCTTCCTGGAGGGCGCCGACCACGCCCTGGCCCACGGCCTGACCGAGAAGATCCCCTACTTCGCCAAGCAGGAGCGGCTGACCTTCGCCCGCTGCGGCATCATCGACCCGCTGTCGGTCGAGGATTACCGGCTGCACGGCGGCTTCCGCGGGCTGGAGCGGGCGCTCGCCATGACCCCGGCGGAGATCGTCACCGAGGTCACCGAGTCCGGCCTGCGCGGCCGCGGCGGCGCCGGCTTCCCGACCGGCATCAAGTGGAACACGGTGCTGAACGCCAAGGCGGACCAGAAGTACATCTGCTGCAACGCCGACGAGGGCGACAGCGGCACCTTCGCCGACCGCATGATCATGGAAGGCGACCCCTTCTGCCTGATCGAGGGCATGACCATCGCCGCCATCGCGGTGGGCGCCACCGAGGGCTACATCTACATCCGCTCCGAATACCCGCACGCCGTCGCGACGATGCGCGAGGCGATCCGGCTGGCCTATGACGAGAAGTGGCTGGGCGACGAGATCCACGGCACCGGCCACCGCTTCCACCTCGACGTCCGCGTCGGCGCCGGCGCCTACATCTGCGGCGAGGAGACCTCCATGCTGGAAAGCCTGGAGGGCAAGCGCGGCACCGTCCGGGCCAAGCCGCCGCTGCCGGCGCTGGAGGGCCTGTTCGGCAAGCCGACCGTCGTCAACAACGTGCTGTCGCTGACCTCCGTCCCGATCATCCTGGACAAAGGCGCCAACCACTACCGCGACTTCGGCGTCGGCCGCTCGCGCGGCACGCTGGCCTTCCAGCTCGCCGGCAACATCAAGCACGGCGGCATCGTCGAGAAGGCCTTCGGCGTCACCCTGCACGAGCTGCTCTACGAGTTCGGCGGCGGCACCATCACCGGGCGCCCGATCCGCGCGGTGCAGGCCGGCGGCCCGCTCGGCGCCTACCTGCCGCCCTCGCTGTTCGAGCTGCCGAAGGATTACGAGGCCTTCGCGGCGGTCGAGGCGATGG
This genomic interval carries:
- a CDS encoding LysR family transcriptional regulator; the encoded protein is MFRKFVYLLALAREQHFGRAAEACHVSQPTLSNAIRQLEDELRVPIVERGQKFSGFTPEGLKVLEYARRIVAERDGLYQELTALGQGLSGHLRIGAIPTALPAVPHVLARFAERYPQIRSSVRSLSSRDIQRDLDGFELDAAVTYLDNEPLSNVRTVPLFSERYFLLAQRRQVREGATGIRWADAAKLPLCLLTPDMQNRRIADTAFRMADRTVVPLMETNSIVTIYTIVRSGLAASVVPSQLLTLVALHPDLVALPLTEPDLTYAVGLVYADRDPPAPLAKALASVAAEPGLAERVRALTDEALAPWGLPKGL
- a CDS encoding PAS domain S-box protein encodes the protein MRLRLPFVALLALLPLVAFAVAAIMLVDRQQERSVEELIRHATDAAVRTVDGRVLMTRSALEIMSSARSLDIGDRAVWMERSERALRQRPDWVALEVRDRRGEINLLHRPQEPEANTIDPAARAAQTDRVFRSGEVWVSGVITDPTGKVEPVFAVSVPVWGVGEVRLVLTAYVRAWSLRQVLVDQVMGPDWIIALFDKDGLVIARTRSNTAFDPVVGQPVHDSLAKALKSGEEFFLSDTRQGEEVLSAKAGSIAAPGWILALGAPSAPIKAAARRTVYTVAGGGLGALGVAALIARVLARSHDRREAAERRARVAEAAAEADRRSHAILESTTDGVYEVDRSWRIAYMNGRARGLMGGSSDLTGQRLWDAFPDAMGTVLWDRLHVAMRDRRPDEFEAYFVPLGVWLFLRVFPSSAGLAIYFQDISKRLLAERALERAVEQANQILESIGDAFYAIDRDWRITYVNKRAEEMFERPRDELVGRGLLDLYPEVASNTIIRTFEAAMADQQPREFEALSGIFQRWTMFNVYPQAGGGLSIYFRDVSAHRAAEAALRASEHRYRTLLEALPQMVWTCRPDGSGDYLSRQWLAYTGQTETSAKGLGWANSIHPDDRERILAIWAQAVDQRIIYDTEARIRGADGTYRWFKQRALAIVDPESGEERWFGTSTDITDILEARNAMQAAKEEAEEVGLRFRTLADSIPQLAWMARPDGRIFWYNQRWCDYTGVEGTDSATGPLWDGILPADHAERVTASLQRSFRTGEPWEDTFPMAGRDGAFRWFLSRALPVRDSGGDIVLWFGTNTDVTDRLEAEDALRRAKEEAERAALSKSKFLASASHDLRQPMQSLFLFSGALHGHVQGEKGQKALRLLESGLDALKGLLDSLLDVSRLDAGVVKPTLEDFPVALLLDHIAAGYAPVARGKGLDWTMEGCPLNIRSDRVLLGRMIRNLVENAIRYTEHGNIAITCSVVDGRMRITVADTGIGISEEHLPRIFEEFHQVGNPERDRSQGLGLGLAIVQRIGLLLDHPVTVRSTPGVGSVFTIEVPLGETSKPVDLASTAHPVAAHPAAAGGAEERLAMVIDDDAIVLLGLQAILREWGYEVLIAGSGELAVDKLRSVSRKPDIIIADYRLREGKVGTDAILDIRRLFDAEIPAIIVTGETGPECQRDAVRHGFGLMHKPVTPRQLAGAMERSLQPAV
- a CDS encoding formate dehydrogenase subunit gamma encodes the protein MNARSPWSEDRATAVIAANRHLRGALLPMLHALQEEFGCIDEEAIPLLARELNLSRADVHGVVSFYHEFRRSRPGRHTIKVCRAEACQSMNADGLIEHIRRRLKVDFHETTADDAFSLEPVFCLGNCALAPAVMVDETLHGRVSPARFDAITASTLATEAAR
- a CDS encoding NADH-ubiquinone oxidoreductase-F iron-sulfur binding region domain-containing protein, whose product is MNEPLHTVYVPRDAAALSVGADETAAAIRAEATRRGIPLRIVRNGSRGMLWLETLVEVETPEGRVAYGPVMAEDVAGLFDAGFLEGADHALAHGLTEKIPYFAKQERLTFARCGIIDPLSVEDYRLHGGFRGLERALAMTPAEIVTEVTESGLRGRGGAGFPTGIKWNTVLNAKADQKYICCNADEGDSGTFADRMIMEGDPFCLIEGMTIAAIAVGATEGYIYIRSEYPHAVATMREAIRLAYDEKWLGDEIHGTGHRFHLDVRVGAGAYICGEETSMLESLEGKRGTVRAKPPLPALEGLFGKPTVVNNVLSLTSVPIILDKGANHYRDFGVGRSRGTLAFQLAGNIKHGGIVEKAFGVTLHELLYEFGGGTITGRPIRAVQAGGPLGAYLPPSLFELPKDYEAFAAVEAMVGHGGIVVFDDSVDMAKQARFAMEFCAAESCGKCTPCRIGAVRGVEVMDHIIAGEKVEANITLLNDLCEVMTDGSLCAMGGMTPIPVRSALKHFPEDFTRSPAAVAAE
- a CDS encoding multidrug effflux MFS transporter; protein product: MPHSASAGRSGDIRFGEFVALMALLMALTALSIDIMLVALPDIAASFGVVRENDRQLVITAYMLGFAIGQPFHGPLSDRFGRKPVLAAGLVIFAIGSLGAVFAPSFTTLLAARALQGFGAAAPRVVAIAIVRDRFVGRDMARVMSFVMMIFIIVPIIAPALGEGILRLGTWPWVFGALFLAAVAAFAWSMLRLTETRAAEDRMPLSPAALGHAFRKVVTTRATVGYTAAMGLLFGGLLSYVGSAQQIFVDVYGLGALFPVAFGAIAGVMALASLVNARLVGRVGMHRVSHVALIGYTLTGVAMALLGFPEHPPLLGLGLFMAAIFFCFGLIAPNFNAMAMEPLGHVAGMGSSFVGFFSTGMAAVVGWIVGQSFDGTVRPLTIGFTVLGVLALLTVLLTERGTLMRSTRAAAAAQPGD